The Aythya fuligula isolate bAytFul2 chromosome 2, bAytFul2.pri, whole genome shotgun sequence genome contains a region encoding:
- the C2H5orf22 gene encoding LOW QUALITY PROTEIN: UPF0489 protein C5orf22 homolog (The sequence of the model RefSeq protein was modified relative to this genomic sequence to represent the inferred CDS: deleted 1 base in 1 codon), with the protein MSGAGAAAGPAGRRLRAYTALPVRVVEEHQDVLPFIYRAIGSKHLPASNISFVHLDSHPDLLIPVNMPADTVFDKEVLFSELSIENWIMPAVYAGHISQVLWLHPPWAQQISEGKHNFLVGKDISTTTIRVTGTDDYFLSDGLYVPADQLENQKSLNLHVVLINPTETSNNQEENGEVISAKRLKLNTDDTAHTVAASSSVTFGNLDHSSSNVKNKEIQNASALNRAECSSSSSPRDDECPIREVAKNICQVLQKGDAFVLDIDLDFFSVKNPFKEMYTQTEYELLQELYNFKKPHKDATEEGLLDCVENRVHQLEDLEAAFADLCDNDDEETLQKWASYPGMKPLVQLVHSLKSRMESPDYEMVHQAGLTCDYMELPHHVSTEEEIEGLIQSTKVLLKNMPKPTLVTIARSSLDDYCPSEQVDIIQEKVLNLLGLVYGTLDVRLDYSTNSSL; encoded by the exons GTGCTGCCTTTCATCTATCGTGCCATTGGTTCAAAGCATCTTCCTGCCAGTAACATTAGCTTTGTTCATCTTGACTCCCATCCAGACCTCCTTATCCCTGTGAATATGCCTGCAGACACTGTATTTGACAAAGAAGTGCTCTTTAG TGAATTAAGTATTGAGAACTGGATTATGCCCGCTGTTTATGCTGGCCATATTTCTCAAGTTCTGTGGCTTCACCCACCATGGGCTCAGCAGATCTCAGAgggaaaacacaattttttagTTGGGAAAGACATATCAACAACTACAATCAG GGTTACAGGTACAGATGATTACTTTTTAAGTGATGGTCTTTATGTCCCTGCTGATCAGCTAGAAAACCAGAAGTCTTTAAATTTACATGTCGTTCTCATTAATCCTACGGAAACATCAAACAACCAGGAAGAAAACGGCGAAGTAATATCTGCTAAGAGACTGAAGCTAAATACAGATGACACAGCACACACTGTTGCTGCCTCTTCATCAGTGACTTTTGGTAACCTTGATCACAGCTCCTCAAATGTGAAGaacaaggaaatacaaaatgcaaGTGCCCTGAACAGGGCAGAATGTTCATCTTCAAGCTCTCCCAGAGATGACGAATGCCCAATAAGGGAGGTTGCTAAAAATATCTGCCAAGTTCTTCAGAAAGGAGATGCATTTGTTTTAGACATtgacttagat tttttttcagttaagaaTCCATTCAAAGAAATGTACACACAG acaGAGTATGAGCTCTTACAAGAGTTGTACAACTTCAAGAAGCCTCATAAAGATGCAACAGAG GAAGGCTTGCTGGATTGTGTTGAAAACCGTGTTCATCAGCTAGAAGATCTGGAAGCAGCATTTGCAGATTTGTGTGACAATGATGATGAAGAAACCTTACAGAAGTGGGCTTCATATCCTGG aatGAAGCCCCTTGTTCAGCTAGTTCACAGTTTGAAAAGCAGGATGGAGAGCCCAGACTATGAAATG GTCCATCAGGCTGGTTTGACCTGTGATTATATGGAGCTTCCCCACCATGTTAGCACGGAAGAGGAGATTGAAGGCCTCATACAATCCACTAAAGTTCTACTGAAAAACATGCCTAAGCCCACACTTGTGACAATTGCTCG ATCAAGTTTGGACGACTATTGCCCTTCTGAGCAGGTTGACATCATTCAAGAGAAGGTTCTCAATTTACTAGGTTTGGTGTATGGCACTCTGGATGTGCGCTTAGATTACTCAACCAACTCCTCTTTGTGA